A segment of the Fusarium oxysporum f. sp. lycopersici 4287 chromosome 4, whole genome shotgun sequence genome:
TGCGCCTTTGTATCGCGCAAAAGAAGTTATGATTGACAAATGCGAAGCAAACAATAAACGAACGAATTTATTGCTTTGTTGGCAAGCTGGTTACCCTGAACTGTAGCTGGAGCGCGCGCCGAAATCAAGCCGTCAGCAGCTCCACATAGAATTCAACAACGACTGTTGAAACTTTGGATTCACTTAACGCTACCAACAAAACGCCTTCCCCAAGCCCGGATACTTGATCTCAATATGCGCTGCAACTTGATATCTTTCAATTGGCGCCCTAGCCTCCGTGCTCGCGCTCCCCCGCGCATCAACACCTCATATCCTCGCGCCGAGTCAACCCAAGCTTCCCGCATCGACCGCATCACATCTAAGCTTCCTCGACGTTTACAAAGATACACTAGCGGTTTACGCAACGCTCCAGTCTCGCACGTTGTTTCATTCTTGATCCTTCACGAAATCACAGCAATTGTGCCCGTGCTAGGACTATTTGGCCTCTTTCATTACACAAATTATGTGCCAGTGGAATACGTAACGGGCCACTTTGGAAGCTATGTCGAAGATGGAGTTGGCCGCTTTGAGAGGTACTTCACACGCAAGGGATGGTTTGGTTTTGGTCAGAACGAAGAAGGTGAGGCCTCAAATGCAGCTACAACACATCCGGACTCCAAATCCGAAGACGCAGTGGAGCGCTGGCATAGTGGAGATGGGCGGTACAAAGTGGTAGTTGAAGTTGCTCTCGCGTACGCAATCACTAAAGCTTTACTGCCGGTTCGTATCATCGGCAGTGTATGGGCTACGCCATGGTTTGCTGGGGTACTCATGAGAGCCAAAGGAATATTCACAAGCAAGCCTTAGTCACTTTGAAATCGAGCGCGAAGGTTTTGAGAAGATTTTCTGTCTTGGTTTTTGTTATACCCACAGAGATGAAGTCATCCCACTTGTATGTGCTTTTTCCATTCCGTCATTCAGGGCGTTACAACATTGACAATTTAAGCCTTCTCATAGACCCAGTTGAACTGGGCGGACTTCCAGGAGAGTACCTCACCCTCCTTGAACCAGAGAGCAATCTCCTTCTGGGCGTTCTCGACGGAGTCGGAGCCGTGGCAGACGTTGCGGCCGACATCGATGGCGTAGTCACCACGGATGGTACCGGGGGAAGAGGCAAGGGGGTTGGTGGCACCGAGGATGGCTGAATATGCAATTAGAAAATGATGAGCAATATTCAAACGATTGGAAACTTACCACGGCCAGTCTTGACAGCATCACGGCCCTCCCAGACCATGGCGCAGATGGGGCCAGAGGACATGTCTACATGAAGTTAGATTTGGTTGTATCAATTGGGATTTGGGAGCCATACACTCAATCAGACCAGGGAAGAAAGGCTTGCCAGCGAGATCGGCATCTATAACGATGTTAGGGCGAATTGATATATCGAACGACTTTTGGGAATGACGCACAGTGCTTCTCGAGGTGCTCCTTGCCGGGGCTGACGAGCTTGATGGCAGCAAGCTTGAAGCTGTAAAAAGTTAATAGCTATAGCAACACCGACATACAAAACTACTCACCCTCGGTTCTCGAATCGAGAGATAATGGGACCAACGAGGCCACGCTACGGGAGCCTTGTTAGCTCTTATCAAATCAATTGTATAACCGTGGAGGTTTGTTTACCTGGACACCGTCGGGCTTGATAGCGATGAAGCTACAATCAAGTTAGCAAACCATCCAAACAGGAGCATCAACCATGATGGAGTGAAGCTTGATGGCGGGGTAGCTTACGTCTGCTCGGAGGAGGACATTTTGGCGATATTCTTGTCTGGTATGACTTGAGATGTAGGAACAGAGTAAGAAGTAGAGGTAGAGGAGAGATCGACTGGAGGGGAaaggcttgaagaaggcGGTGAAAAGAGGATATAaagggcgaggagggcgaaGAGAAGAGCAAAAAATCGCGGGGCCAGATTTTCCGCACTTCTCCGTacctgctgctgcttccaATTCTTGCCGCTGGCGGCGGGGTCTTCTCGCTGGCGGGGCTCCTCTgcagccatgatgagctGGCGTTGAGGGGTCTTGGGTGCGAGATCCGGAGAATTCACACGGACACGTGATGTAATTAGTTGTCGAGGACAGATAAAGTTACTGAATAAGAGAACAGGAGTAAGGAGAGGACTAGAGAAAAAGACAAATGAACGATACTATGAGAGTTAGTACAGATCAAAGTAAGACAAGGCTAATGtaaaaagaacttaaagagTATCGAAACTTCTCTACTTACAAAACTCAGAGCGTGTAAATGAACTATACCTGCATCAAAAAGAGCTTCTTACAGTGCATCCAGCGCAAAAGCTGAGCTCAGAAATCGAGAACTGAGATGTTTGATTAACGGGTCTAATCTTCTATCGAAGCTGCCCCGCCATTTTGGTATCCACTCCCCTGCGTCTGAAACCAACCCCAATCCGGAATGGAGTTTCACAGGGGGAGCTTAGGGACAGCTTTGACTTGActtcgacatcatcaaagcTGAGGTTATCCCAGCATAAACAACAATAACATTCCTTTCAACCAGCGACGGGACAGAGGATATAGGCCAGGGGACCATATCTTATGTCTATGTGTTTTCTGAATTTAATTGACCAGTTTCCCGTTCATTTATTTCATCGTGTTTGAGCTCTGGTTCCTGACCgtctcaacatcatgagGTCGAATACGGCGTCGTCCTTTCGCTGGACGGCGCTATTGCTGCTGCTAGGCACCTTGACGTGCCTTTTCCAGTCAGCTAGTAAGTTTTCATGAGTGTACTGACGAAAGTCTCTGCTCACAATCTTCC
Coding sequences within it:
- a CDS encoding nucleoside-diphosphate kinase (At least one base has a quality score < 10) translates to MAAEEPRQREDPAASGKNWKQQQVRRSAENLAPRFFALLFALLALYILFSPPSSSLSPPVDLSSTSTSYSVPTSQVIPDKNIAKMSSSEQTFIAIKPDGVQRGLVGPIISRFENRGFKLAAIKLVSPGKEHLEKHYADLAGKPFFPGLIEYMSSGPICAMVWEGRDAVKTGRAILGATNPLASSPGTIRGDYAIDVGRNVCHGSDSVENAQKEIALWFKEGEVLSWKSAQFNWVYEKA